From the genome of Methanothrix soehngenii GP6:
CTTGGCGAAGGTTCCAGTGGCCACTCCCTTGCGCTTCTTTCCGCCGTAGAAGGTTCTGAGCCGGGATACTCCCACCGGCCCATCGATATATATTCTGCGCAGAATGGATGCCGACCTCACAAACCACCAATCTGGATTGGTGGGTGGCATCTCCCTATTTACCCCAGTCTTGGCAAATTCAGCCCAAACAGGTGGCTGGACCTTGCCCGCTGCCTTCAGCTCTAAAGCTGTGGCGGCTATCAAGTCATGGGGAGGTACGTCGTAAACAGTTGTCAATTTTTCAATCCTCCGAGATGATAAGGAACAAACCAGAACCCTTACGCCAAAACAAGTATAAATGCTTTTTCCGCACTATTCACTCTAGGCGCGATTCTCCAAGAGGGCAATTATCCCCATTCCCGTAGAAGCACAGGCTGCAATCCAAGAGAATGGGATGTTTGAGCCTGAGGAGAATTCAAGCCCACCCGGATTTCCCTTTCTGATCTTTCAGCTTATTATCATCTAGATCCGTATAAGACTCTTCCCTTTTATCAGCTTCCTCAGTTCGTCGGCGATGAATACCGTGCTTGAGACGGCGAAGATGATGGCCCAATCATACAGCGAGAGGGCCACCGTTCCCAGAGCCATCTGGAAGAATGGCAGGGTCGTCGCCATCAGCTGCAGGGCTATCGATGCAACTATTGCCCCGATCAAGTATTTGTTGCTGAAAAGGCCGATCTTGAAGACGGACTTGTCTTCAGACCGGCAGTTGAGGGCATTGAAGATCTGGAACATGGCCAGGGTGGTGAAGCCCAGGGTCTGAGCGCGGTGTATATCTCCACCGTTAAGCTCCCTGGTAAACACCAGGAGGGTGCCCGCAGCCATAAAGGCGGCAACGAAGAGCACATTCTTAACTATATCCATGTTGATTATATTCTCCTTGGGGTTTCTGGGCGGCTGGTCCATCACATCCTCTTCTTTAGGCTCCATGGCCAAATTCACCACTAAGAGCCCGTCGGTAACCAGGTTAACCCATAGGATCTGCACCGGGGTGAAGATCAGCACATTTATGGCCATGAAGACCAGGGCCACCAGGATGGTGAGGATCTCACCAGCATTGGTGCTGATGAGATACTTCACTGTCTTTCGGATATTCTCGAAGATTACCCGGCCCTCCTCCACTGCGTTCACTATGCTCTGGAAGTTATCGTCCGTCAGGATCATGTCCGCCGTCTCTTTGGTGACATCGGTTCCAGTTATCCCCATGGCGATGCCGATCTCTGCCGCCTTGAGGGCAGGAGCATCGTTGACCCCGTCTCCGGTCATGGCTACGATATGCCCCTTCCTCTGCAGGGATTGGACTATGCGGTGCTTATGTTTGGGTGATACCCGGGCGAAGACGGAGGTATCCTGAATCAGACCGTCCAGCTCCTCATCGCTCAGATCATCCAAATCCGAGCCGGTGAGGACCTTCGACCCTTCCTCATAGATCCCAATATCCCTGGCTATGGCCTGTGCGGTAATCTTATGATCCCCGGTGGCCATGGTCACCTTGATCCCCGCCCTCTTGCACAGATGAACCGATCTTATGGCCTCCGGCCGGGGCGGATCGATCATTCCGGAAAAGCCGGTGAATATCAGGTTAGCTGGACCCTTATTCTTGAATTCATCCACCTCTTCCGGCTTAATGGTGACATAGGCCAGGGCCAAAACGCGCAGAGCCTCTGCTGCCATCTGCGAACTGGCCTTCAAGAACTCTTCCTTTCTCTTCTGGTCAAGCTCCTTTACCTCTCCCCTATCCAGGACATATGAGCACATGTCCAGGATGGTCTCCGGCGCTCCTTTGAGCAATGCCAGCAGCTCAGCAGAGCCGGTGCGGTGGAAGGTTGACATGTATCGGTTCTTGGGATCAAAGGGGATCTCATCGACCCGGGGATGGCTTTCCTCCAGCTCGCTCTTATCCAGGCCCGCTTTTGCCGCTGCCACTAACAGGGCGCCCTCAGTCGGGTCGCCCAGGATCTCCCATCGATCCTCTTCTTCCTTATGGCTCTTGAGGGAGGCATCATTGCAGAGGGAGGCGATCTTCAGGAACATGCTCAGGCTTTTATCCTCTGAGGCTTTTAGCGGCACTCCGTCCAGCTCAAAATCGCCCTTCGGCTGAAATCCGACCCCCGATACATCGACTATCCTGCCCGCCAGGAAGAGCTTCTGGACCGTCATCTGGTTGGTGGTCAGGGTACCGGTTTTGTCAGTGCAGACCGCAGTTATCGATCCCAGCGTCTCCACTGCATCCAGCTTGCGGATGATGGCATGCCGGCTGGCCATGCGGCTGACACCCACAGCCAAAGCAACGGTTATGGCCGCAGGAAGGCCCTCGGGGATGGCCGAGACCGCCATGGCCAGGGTGAAGAGAAAGAGCTCAATCAGCTCAAATCCGCGCCAAAAGCCCACTACCAGGGTCAGGCTGCTGGCGACCAGAGCCAGGATCATCAGCTTCTTGGATAGGTCCAGGGTGCGCCTCTTGAGAGGAGTCTTTGCCTTTTCCGTTCTGGCTATCTGGTGGGCGATCTTGCCCATCTCGGTATCCATTCCGGTGGCAAAGACCACCGCTTTGCACCTTCCCTGTGTGACCACAGTTCCCGCAAAGATGATATTGTCCATCTCTGCAGTGATCAGATCCTCCTGCAGTGCTTCCGCCATCTTTCTCGCCGGTACCGATTCACCGGTAAGCATGGATTCGTCCAGCTCCAAGTTCGCCTGCTCTATGATCCTGGAGTCTGCCGGGACCTTTGCCCCCGCTTCTACCAGAATTATATCCCCAACCACTACCTCCTGGGATTTGATGCGCATCTCCTGGCAGGTTCCCGTCTCCGGGCAATCCCTCAAGACCCGGGCTTCGGCTGATGCCTGGGATCTGAGGGCCAAGATGGCCTCTTCCGCGCTGTATTCTTTAAAAAACCCAAGCAATGTGTTGATGAGAATTACCGCAAGTATCACTGCAGCATCTATGAATTTGTCAGCCATGAAGGAGATGACCGCCGCCAGGCCGAGCACGGCAATGAGAGGATTTTTAACCTGCTCGATGAGAATATCTAGCTTGCTCAGCTTCTCGCCTTCCTCCAGCTCATTGGGGCCAAAGGCCTTGTAGCGTCTGGCTGCCTCTTCTGTACTCAAGCCTCGGGTGGTGCTATCCAATTTTTGCAGAACCCGGTCAGCACTTAATGCATGCCAGTTATTATTAGCATCAGACGCCATCGCATCCACTCCTTATAAATAAAAATACATCTTTTAATTATTTGCTCCTCAAGATATAGGCATTCTCAGATATATGCATTAAAAGGGATAATTCATTAAAACCTTTTCTATGTGATCATAAAGCTTTTGTTCTGGGAAATCGTTCAGGAATCGTGGTAGCGTATCATTTTTGCTGTAAAATTTGCAGAAATATCAGTAACAAGAACTGACTTGCTCTTCACGAGATAACAGCAAGTTATTTCTTCATGAGATATTATAATTGGCCCTGTATCCCCAAGTCGTCGAAACTTTGGGAGGGACACAGAGCCATGAATATATCCGACATAGCAGATGATTATCTTATCGATCGAAAAGAGGGCATGAAGAAGCTGACCGCGGGTTTTCTGAATGAGGTAATGCAGCTTGAGGCTGAAAATCAAATCCAGGCCCGTCCCTATGAACGGACTGGCAAGAGACGAGCACACCGCAACGGAACGAGATCGCGAAAACTAAAGACCATCTACGGCGAGATAGAGCTTGATAAACCTCAAATCCGAGAATTCCCATTCGAAACCGCAGTATTCGAGAGATTTTCTCGTGTGGAAGACTCATTAAGAGTTGCTGTAGCAGAATCTTATTTTGAGGGAGTATCAACCAGAAAAGTCGAGAAAGTATTCTCGAAGTTTGGATTAAAGAACATATCTGCATCTGAAGTCTCAAGAATTGCTAAAAAGCTGGATAAATTGGTCAAAGATTTCTTGAACAGGCCCATCGAAGGATCAATCCCCTACATATTCGTGGATGCAAGCTACTTCAAGGTCCGAACAGATGGCAGATACGTAAATAAGGCATTGCTCGTTGTCGTTGCCATTCATGATGATGGATATCGCGAGATCCTCAGTGCCAC
Proteins encoded in this window:
- a CDS encoding 30S ribosomal protein S19e codes for the protein MTTVYDVPPHDLIAATALELKAAGKVQPPVWAEFAKTGVNREMPPTNPDWWFVRSASILRRIYIDGPVGVSRLRTFYGGKKRKGVATGTFAKGSGSVVRESLQQLEKAGLVRKLKKGRQMTPEGQAFLDGIAHKVASQKEASIAPASEPAAESTA
- a CDS encoding cation-translocating P-type ATPase, whose translation is MASDANNNWHALSADRVLQKLDSTTRGLSTEEAARRYKAFGPNELEEGEKLSKLDILIEQVKNPLIAVLGLAAVISFMADKFIDAAVILAVILINTLLGFFKEYSAEEAILALRSQASAEARVLRDCPETGTCQEMRIKSQEVVVGDIILVEAGAKVPADSRIIEQANLELDESMLTGESVPARKMAEALQEDLITAEMDNIIFAGTVVTQGRCKAVVFATGMDTEMGKIAHQIARTEKAKTPLKRRTLDLSKKLMILALVASSLTLVVGFWRGFELIELFLFTLAMAVSAIPEGLPAAITVALAVGVSRMASRHAIIRKLDAVETLGSITAVCTDKTGTLTTNQMTVQKLFLAGRIVDVSGVGFQPKGDFELDGVPLKASEDKSLSMFLKIASLCNDASLKSHKEEEDRWEILGDPTEGALLVAAAKAGLDKSELEESHPRVDEIPFDPKNRYMSTFHRTGSAELLALLKGAPETILDMCSYVLDRGEVKELDQKRKEEFLKASSQMAAEALRVLALAYVTIKPEEVDEFKNKGPANLIFTGFSGMIDPPRPEAIRSVHLCKRAGIKVTMATGDHKITAQAIARDIGIYEEGSKVLTGSDLDDLSDEELDGLIQDTSVFARVSPKHKHRIVQSLQRKGHIVAMTGDGVNDAPALKAAEIGIAMGITGTDVTKETADMILTDDNFQSIVNAVEEGRVIFENIRKTVKYLISTNAGEILTILVALVFMAINVLIFTPVQILWVNLVTDGLLVVNLAMEPKEEDVMDQPPRNPKENIINMDIVKNVLFVAAFMAAGTLLVFTRELNGGDIHRAQTLGFTTLAMFQIFNALNCRSEDKSVFKIGLFSNKYLIGAIVASIALQLMATTLPFFQMALGTVALSLYDWAIIFAVSSTVFIADELRKLIKGKSLIRI
- a CDS encoding IS256-like element ISMco4 family transposase, which codes for MNISDIADDYLIDRKEGMKKLTAGFLNEVMQLEAENQIQARPYERTGKRRAHRNGTRSRKLKTIYGEIELDKPQIREFPFETAVFERFSRVEDSLRVAVAESYFEGVSTRKVEKVFSKFGLKNISASEVSRIAKKLDKLVKDFLNRPIEGSIPYIFVDASYFKVRTDGRYVNKALLVVVAIHDDGYREILSATVDDSEDESCWENCFESLKARGLKGVKLVISDAHKGIQAAVQKSFLGASWQMCNVHFMRAVLKNIPKKEKKEVAYMLKDAIEDEFKMQELAVILDDKGFKKSADTIDSFRFDLWNYKSFPRSHWKRIRTTNVLERINKELKRRSRVAGAYSNDQSLLRVAVCIMMDINEDWITGKRYLSLEE